The segment TCGCCATAGGAAACTTCGAAAATGTTGAGAAGCTGATGTGGACTCAAATTCTGTCACACTACAAGGTGTAAACTTCTAATTTGTTTTGGAGGACTTAAAAAAATGGCACATGGACTCTTAAGTCCTAGGAATGTGATTCGGGGTTTTACCCAAGCAGTGTGGATCGCGTATTGATGAACTTATCTAGAGAATCTTGAAATGTGTACTGAGAATTGAAGAGGCAAGTTAATCGAAAAGGTTAGAAAGCTGCCCCCATTTATGCCACAGCTTTgaattttacataaaaatattggaGAAGTTAGCTAGGAAGAAGATATAGAGAATATGGGATACTAAAGTACCAAAAAGAGTTGTCTTTTTACCTGGTGCATGGTGAAAGTTTCCATCTTAAGTTCCTAACGACAGACAAACTAAGGAAGAGAGCTGCAGTAAAGCTGGTGTTGCTTGTGCAAGGGCTAGAGCTCAAGATGCAgatcatatacttcacattgCAGGTACACATCTCAGCATTGGAATCTAGCTATCTCCTCGTTTTAGTTGGACACTGAGACGAATTAACTAGGAGAAGAGGGCAGTTGAAAATAATACTATCTGCTTTTTCTTTAGGCGAATATAGGAGTGAAAGGAACACTTTTCCATAGTGAAGAAAAGGAGATAAGATGTATTAAGAAGtcctttttttcatttaatttattttggtgtaaAAAGAGGACACCAATATCTTTGGGATGACGTAGTTATTACACGTGGTTGAGCCACTCATTCACTAACACAAATTTGGCACCATCAATGAACTGAATTGATTTATCCAAACAACCAAATAGTGGAAGTATGTTAATGTGATGAGGTAATTCCATCAGAAATGAGATTTAACTGTTGGAGGAGTGAGGTTTAATTCTTGATTTTCTGTATTGTTTATGCTTTGATGGTTTTATTCTACAAACTCGATTCTTGATCTTAACTTTGATATTGAGCATGATGTTTCTTCTTGCGAGTGCTCTTATAGGTGCGATGGAAAGGTTATGGTCCGAGTGAAGATACTTGGGAGCCAATTGAGAACTTGAAGTAAGTACTTGCTAAATGCTGTTCCTTCCATCGTTTAATAGTATCTTTCAGTTTTGGTTGCTCAAAAAGTTTGATTAGCTAAAAGTAGAAGCACTGTTTCTCTTCCTGAATATCAAGGTTCTTAACACTCTCCTTTATCATATTTGGTTTTCGACAAATTAACGCAAGCAGGAAGTGCAATTCTGAGTTTTTCTGAGATTGAGAAAATTCAGAAGATCTTAACATTTTGTtatgcatttcatcacatccTCAATTATATGtgcaataattattttgtatcaGAAATTGCGGAGACAGTATAAAAGATTTTGTTCGAAGGGGGCAACAGTTGAAAATTCTGCCTCTACCAGTAAGTTATCTATCACTAAATGACATTGGAGTCATCATCCCTGTTTGATTTTCCGGTCCTGACTAATTATGTTTGTAGGGTGACGTTGATATGATATGTGGGGGTCCTCCTTGCCAGGGCATCAGTGGATATAATCGCCACAGAAATACTGATGACCCATTGTCTGATGAAAAAAATcgtcaaattattatatttatggaTGTTGTGGAATTCCTACGGCCTAAATATGTGTTGATGGAAAATGTTGCTGACATATTGAGGTTCGATAAAGCATCTCTTGGAAGATATGCTTTAAGCCGTTTGGTACATATGAGATACCAAGCAAGACTTGGAACTATGGCAGCTGGTTGTTATGGTCTTCCACAATTCCGATTGCGAGTTTTCTTTTGGGGTGCACTTCCGAGTGAGGTGAGTATGCCTGTTATCATCAGACTTACTCAATAGGAACACTTTTTTTTCATACCAGTTCATAATTGGTGATTATATCTTTGTGATAATTAATCTCAGTCGTTCCCTCTCTTGTTCAGAGGTTGCCCCCATTTCCACTTCCTTCACATGACGTGATTGTTAAATATTGGCCCTCACCTGAATTTGAGGTACCTTGTACATTTACTCTGCCGTGGcattctttctattttctcttAGTTATAGGCTTTTTATACTGCTGGTCTGCATTTGTAACAGTTGTTTTCCTTCTTGCAGCGTAATACTGTTGCTTATGAGGAAGGACAACCACGTGACCTTGAGGAAGCTCTTGTTCTTCGTGATGCGATATCTGATATGCCAGCTGTATGGTTGTTGTTTTCATTAGAAGCCCTTCTTAATTTTGGTATATGTTGTGTGTTTATTAAGAAATTTATCTTTCTAATGGAATAATTTTTGTACTTTCTTATAGGTCACATGGCATGAAACTCGTGAAGAAAGGCCATATGAGATGCCCCCCGAAACAGAGTTCCAGAAATACATAAGATTATCTAAACATGGTAATTTCTCTCTGCACACTTGCTCAAATGGCTATTTTTTGTTGGACTACGGCTAAATACATGTATGTTTATGCTAAAGATTCTATGAACTGAATGTGTATTTTTATATGTGGAAATGATTCATTCAGAGATAATGAGTTGTTCATCAACTGGAGTCAAGGAAACAAAAGAACCTGTTTTGTCTGATCATCGGCCTTGCCAACTAAACGAGGACGATTACTTGCGAGTTTGTCTAGTCCCACATAGAAAGGTTTGACGGTTGTAACATTgctgaaaattgaatttttttcagATGTTTGCCCCCTTGTAATGTATTTCCACTGCAGGGAGCAAATTTCAGGGACCTCCCTGGTGTAATTGTAGGAGGGGATAATGTGGCTCGTCGTGATACTAAAGATCCAAAGGTTCTACCAAACGGGAAGCCCATGGTAGGCAATTTGTTTCGGCTGTTGTGTTAAAAAGTACTTGTCTATGACACCTAGACAAATAATGTACGATTCTTGCTAATCGGAATCATTCTTCTGCAATATAGGTTCCTGACTGTGCCTTCAACTTTGAGCATGGAAAGTCTAAGAGGTTAtgcatattttcttataagcttGTCATATTCTCTTCGTCTTTCTCCGTTTAATTGATAACATCCAATAGACAATTAAatcctttttaaattttaggcCATTTGCAAGGTTGTGGTGGGATGAAACAGTAGCAACATTAGTGACGTTTCCTAATCATCGTGCCCAGGTACTTTGTTGTTTTATTCTTACCATCGAATATGCAAATATAGAACTGTAGCGTTTTCtgagatttttaatatttttcaggCTATCTTACACCCAGAGCAAGATCGAGTACTGACCATACGAGAGTATGCAAGATTGCAAGGTTTTCCAGATTTCTATAGGTTTACTGGTACTCTCAAGGAAAGGTATCTTGTTTTCTGATGAAAATAGTTCTAGTAGCTTGTCGATTTCGATAACTAATCAAAGATCTTAAAGACCAGGATAAGAAAAACAGACCCAAATGCAGCCTTCATCTCTATGTAGAgaggaatatgaaaaaaaaacatttttatgatCTTTCATTATAGGGAAAAGGGACGAGACATATATACTCCTCAACTTTGTGATTTACCCCTCGTTAAAGAAGTGATACATATATACCCTCGCAGTAAATGCACTATCCTTGAATTGTCTTCCTCTTACATGTACATGTACATTTCGGAAGTTGTAAATAACTAGCAATTAATTCCTCCTAACACGCGATGATTTGATGCCATTTGCATTATCAATGAGTCAAAACTACTCAAAATATGTTTTGCATCTTCTGCCACTttataaattgattttcattGTGTTGTGTTCACTTTGGTGTAGATATTGCCAAGTTGGGAATGCTGTAGCAGTTCCTGTTGGTCGCGCACTTGGGTATGCGCTTGGACTTGCCTATCAGAGGCTAGCTGGAAATGAGCCTCTTATTAAATTGCCATCAAATTTCTCATTCTTAACACCTCCAATTGATGACATTGTTGTCTTGCAAACATAAGCtcatattcatcatttttttcctCGATTGGCGATTTCGGAGCTACTGCTGATCCTTAGCAGATTACTCCATTTTTCTACTATGAACTTTTATTTAACAGAACAGATACTAGACTGGGGCGCAGCcaagttgattaatttattgATCAATGAACTAGCATTCCTTTGATGTGAAcctgttttcttatatttataaattctCCTTTCTGAAACAGCTTATTTTTGGTGTTTTGCTTTATACGTAGATATGCACTCAAACTTTACCTCAACTGACAAATAAACACTCTTTAACTTTGAGACTGTATATCTAGACGAAAATATTTGAAACTCAGAACTACTAGCATAAGTTTTCAACCATAGAAATACAAAATCATCAAGTCTTTACAACCACTATACAAAACTTTGCTCCTTTATCAACTTTTCTCAGAGCTAAAAGAATACTCAAAAAGAGActaaagaatgaacaaaaagtACATTACATATCTTCAAAAAACCACCTTCTGCAAAATTGACAACAGTCATAATATGATCTACTCCGTTGTCGATGGCTCAGGTTCAAGCTTTGGTACAACAGCAGATGATAGTTCTATATGACAGACGCGTGCAGCGCCTATAAGTGGCTCTGGTAACTCATCAGGGGTGTTTCCCTAACAAAAAGTTTCCAAAACGAATCATTCATTGTGACATATAAAAACAATGTACTATATTGTCGACTAAAAGATAACTACATGTAACTGTTCATAGTAATCTTATGGATGAAGGTCTATCCATGTACCTGTACAAGGAAAGCCATGTCAACGACTAGTGTTGTGATTACGCCAATGACAAGCCCCATAACTCCATTTGCAACAGTGGAGGAaccaacatcaacatcaatctACAGAATGCAAACAATACAAGAATCAAATATATGTGTATGCCATTGTATCTCTATGTACAGAACTACCAAGTGTGtgttagtttttcttttatgatgGTGAACTAAGACGGTCTTATATGGAGCGACATGGACAATGATGATTCATATAGCTGACTCCAACTTGCTCGGGATTGAGGTTTAGgactttttatatgtattgtgTCTGTATCTGCTATTCTTGGAAGGAAAAAGGATATGAGTTTTCACCTCTAAATACTTGGGACCGCGAATGTAATTGCAATCGACTGCCTTTCCCAGTAAACACGGGGAACTTCCAACACTCTGACGCACAATCCATGAACCCTGCATGATACATCTACAATGGTAAAGATTTTACACAAATGCAAACAGGCAGAGAGTTATCGAAGGAAGACAGATGACTACATAGCAGATGGTTACTCGAAGAATTCAAGGGGATTCaatatctactatatatacatagaaaaTAGTTCTGTTTGGATGATGATGTGATGTTCAATTTCTGTTTGTCCATATATACACAACTGTTGTCTGATTAACATTCTGCAAAAAAAGAAAGCATTCTTCGAGATAGTTTAAAGAAGGCATAATACGCCTCAACTGATAACTAAGCACTCCAACTTTGAGGATACAcctttagacacctcaactcgTCTCTACTGTGTCAGTTTGAACACTCCAACTTACAAAATCATCGTCTACACATCCAAAATTTATGTGTCACATCAACATTGCTGTTGGAATGTTTTAGTTGCTAGTTGAGGCCAAGTTTAGGTGTCTATCTATGTATTATGTACCGTTTAAAGACAGAAAAAGATACCTTTGGTACTGATGGGATTAGCTTCATTCTACTATTCCGAAACTCATCATCTCCATCAACAAACCGTTGCAAGAGAGAACCAGGTATCAACTTTTTCATGACGAAATAGAAAATCATGCTGTAGTGTGTTGATCCAGGTACCTACAGAAAGACAGAAATGTTCTCCACTTAATGACTTGAAACATTTTGAATCCAAAAATGCAAAGGTGAGGTGAAGGGTCAAAACACAGCTAAACTATCTTGTGCACAAATTTCTTACCTAAACTATCACCAAATGTTTATCGACACACCTCAACTTTAAGTTGTTCTCTTTTCCTGCCTAGAATATCACTGTCGTTCGGGTGGGGTAAGTAACAACAgatagttaaggtgtgtcttgATAAACATTTGTTGATAGTTTAGGGAGGAAAAGTGAACACGTGATAGTTCAGATCAGATAGGAAGCTCGAAAAATCGGAAAACTTCAAGTGTGTATTTGGACCCTTCACTCAAAACTCAAAGCAGGGGAGGAATAAACTTACTTGCAAATTTATAACCAAAGTAAAGAGTCCTTTTTCTGAAGCAAcctaaaaaaaaagatgtataAAGATAAGTGAAAAGATAAGCATTACTAAATAAGACAAGCTAGAAACTAGACCAAAcgtttcaaaagtctttctttGATTCTCAAATTTTGTGCAGAGTCAAAGAGTGTCACATAAAACGACAAGGAGGGAGTAATATCCTATATGGTTTGACATTCCCTTTAAACGACTCGAATGTATTATTTTACCTGTGCTGCACAACCAGGACGCCTAGCGACATGGTCCATTCGTTTAGTATCCTTGAACCAGTCGACCGCGACAAGATCCATGAGAGATTGACCAGCTGGAACCTtcatatacaatttacaaagTGATATCAGACTACATGACATAGGCCATCCACCTAAGATCAATGTCACttggactctccaaaaatgtttCCGCACTCATGTCAGACCATCCACTTAAAATGCACTACTTTACATGCACCTGATGACATTTTTGTAGAGTCCGAGAAACATAACTCTAAAACCAAGGACATATTGAAGAAACAAAGCGATAAAGACCTTTGTTTTGTCCGTGCAAAAGTTCTTGCCACGAACTCTGAAGTTTTTTCCATCAGATATTGTCCAGCAGTCACGGCCATTATCACTGTCATCATGTCGTAGATTACCCGAAAAAGTTGACATATCAATATGCTCCATAGGTTCTTCTTCAAGAGCTTCACAAGTATCAAAATCATTTTCAGTAAAAAAAATCGCGAAACAccaataacaaataaaactatGGTCCAACACCTACCAGTTTTAATCGTATCGTTTTCAAGACCCGGTGATGATACCTACAAGGAGGAGTTCAAGAGTCATACTCAGAAAGAgatgatgaaaaaataatacGAAAAAGTATGTATATAGTTCATACCTCTTGATCAGTGCACTGAAAATCTTCATCCTCATCAGAGTACTCGTCCAACATCGATACTGCATTTCTGTTTGCAGCACGTATTTGGTCTAAAGACGGAGTACGATGATGAGACAGTTTCTGGCTTTTTTTAGAGGAGATAGATGGTGGATTCATATTAACCATAACTGGAATTCTCGGAGCAGCTGCCCTCTCATCAGTTTGAGAAAAGTATTCGCGAAGTCCTAACATAGGATTTTGTAAACATAAGTTCCACATTGAGAAACAATGGATAGAACAAGCTCGACGAGTGTATATGAGGAATGTAACATAAGAAGAAGCATACCAGCAACACTATTTAACATCTGAAACAGACAATGTTGTTGAAATGACGTGATGAAACCTACACCCCACCCTTTCAAATCTATCTGCATAAGTTGCTGTACTTGAGTTCTTGGCCTCCCATTACGCGGTTTGAGGGGTGAAATATTGAATCCACCACCTGTACACGTAAAAGATCGATTAGTTTAGTGCAAATGTAAATGAATTCAGTAAAAGCTATAAAGGAAAACAGAAGTTACTCTCGATATGAGCTCGAACATATCCAGGTAGAGGATTACAATTCTTATGCTCTCTAGAACGAAATAACACAACTGCAACCAGAGTATGAATTTTAATTAGACAAAGAGAAACGATTGTTTCGACAAGAATAAACAGGAATCTGTGGTTATACTTACCGTAACTTCCATCATCATTTCTACGCCAGTATCTTACATAACAAAGATCACGAGGCCAAATAAAACTGCACAGCGTACACCAAAGATTTGTCACTAAAATTATATAGGATGTTCAACTGACCACCCTTCACTTTATGTCGATTTATACGCCTCTGGAAAATCACATTGTATCTATAAGTTCAAAATTCTttcatatgtatgtatatactaGATGTTGAATCACTCCTTGGCTAAGTTGCGCAGACTCTTCACCTTTCATGTCACACCTGTGTAGAGAATCTGACACGTACatgttgacatttttgaagagtccaagcaacatagCCCCTCAGTGAAAATCCTGCCTTTGCTACTGTGACTCAACCAATTTTACTAATGGAACTATTTAACCaactaaaacaaaaatcatatgATAACTACAAAATAGTTCATCAGATATGCATTTGACAGGGAAAAAATATTACCTCGGAAACCAGTCGAGTCGAAGTCTGTGATAAAGTATTGCTGTGTGTCCATCTACCTCCTCAACCAAACTACCATACAGGAAGCTACAATCCCACCTGTTAcatcaaaaaagaatttttctcGTGCAATCAAGGCATTGCGATGGAAAAGTAAAGCCTATTGTCAGACGCGGAGCTAGAGGGGAGTACTAAGGGTCACGGAAATCACACTGTATATACAAGGTCAAGTGGACAAAACTTACTCAAAACGTGTTGCGTCCATGCTCATTACAAGCTCAAATATTTCTTCACAAGTAGCCTCCACTACGCCAACCGCCTTCATAGCTCTACTACAGCCCTTTGGCTGCAGGAACAACGAGAAATTTCGTCACTCAAAATACCCTGAAGCAACCTACTTCACTAAATTACTCTAAGCTTATAGCAAAAAAGctatgttgcttggactcttcAATGTTACTGCAGGGTAAGTGTAGGATCTTAAAAATGCTATGTATTTTTGAAGGATCTGGTATGGATGCAGCAACACTCTTGGGGAGTACAAGCAACATAGCAGCAAAGAGCATAGGAATGAGTTCATACTAGTAAATCAACATTGAGTAGCTCCTCGAAAATGCGAAGCCCTGCAGCCACCCGTTAAGTGGAGAAATATCATCAATACTAGTCCAGGAAAATGTCCCTTATCGCATATTCTACAGCTTAAAATCCAACCAATTGCTATCACTGAGGaaacgaaaaagaaaaattgagaaTTAGACTGACCATTTTGACAATAAAGTAAGCGCCTATACTTGGGGTTTGCCAAATCTGACTCTGATTCCTTTGTCCAATCCACCACAGACTCCGGAGGATCTATCGCTGAAGAAGAAATAAGGAAACTTAAAAACATGTATAGAAATCAAATAAGCACAAGGGAAATTAGCAAACCGTTTGCAATTGTTGTTCCTCGCAGCATGTTTTGTTGAGATTCATCTTCATCCTCAGCAGCACTGAACCTACAAAATTGGGTGACTTGTATTATGAAGTTTAGACTATATAAGTAATAGCTACAACTTATGGTCAGGGGCGGAGTTAGAAGCCCACGTATAGGTAACTAAGTAGCTTTTTGGAGATGATAACTAAACTATACTATCTTTGACTAGAAAAACGTTTAATCTATAGTGTATTTTCCGCTCATCACTAGTCTAAGAATTGCTAGTCAAGAGTTAAAAGATCATGTATCAGAAAGGGAATTATGGATACAGAGCTAAACAGAGAACAAGTGCTTACGGGCTTTCCTGATCTGAAGTCGTCCTCCCAGTACTCTCCGTCCCAGATTTGAAATCGTTTAATTTGGCACGACTACCACCTACTGACTCTTGATGCTGCATAGGTATCAACATGTTACTATCACCATCAGAATCTACGTACGATGAGGGAAGAAGAGATTACCAAGAAATAAGGAGAAAAACCTGATCAATCACggattcaattttttctttccaaattaGTGCTTCCTGAATGTTGAAAGCTGCCATCTGGAAGAACATTCTGattaacattaataatttttcattgacATGATAAATATATCGATTTGATGGGGAAGCCTCGGGACAAATTTGTTTTACATGTCCTTCTATAGACAAAAGTCTCAAAACTAACATGGCTTTGGCCTCAGCTGATAAGTAAGCACTCTAACTTTGAGAGTGCACGTCTAGACATCTCAACTCGTCTCCATTGTGTCAGATGAACACTCTAATCTAGACACCTCCAAAACTTATGTTTCACTACAGTGTTTGGGTGTTCACGAGACACAGTAAGGACAAGTTGGAGTGTTTAGTTGTGAATTAAGACCACGTTGAGGTGTTGTCTCAAAGTTAAGAGTGTTTGCTTGCCATCTGAGTCCAAGTTTGAGCGTCTGTTTACTTGTGAATCACATATTTGGGGCAAGACAACAGTAAGAAGGAATAAAGAAGATCGTGTACCGTGATTTGATCATGCTTCTCTTTCATGTTATAGACCGATAGGACGTAAACCATCTGCAGATTGTAAAGAGTACATAACATATCAGTTTCTCAACAGAAGAAATATGTTAATTGAATGTTCATCAAGCTTATAGATTTACACAAGATATCAAATATCAACAATAAGAACAACTCACCTGTCCATGATGAGTCTTCAAGCCTCGATCTTCCACTCGAAAATTACCATCAATTTGAAGAGTCTTGATTGGAGCCTAGCAATTATTGTAACATCATAAGTTAAAAACCTTTAAATTTAGTATCATTTTTCCATCATTCGTGCCCTTGAATGCACGCGGAGCTAGTGTTGAAGTTATGTGTTTGGTTGAACTTAACAGTTTTAGTCCAAATTCTGCATTTGTCTGATGAAATTCATTGGATATATACGAAATTAATCATTTAGAACCAACTAACTTAACAAAACTAGAATCCTGAACACATTAGCTTCAAATACTGGTATTTTTTCGAAAGGTAAAACATTTTAAGCGCAGCTTAACTATCAAATTCACATTGTACATATACATTAgacaaacaaacaaaacaattgAAATACATTGTAAATTGAACTCACCACATTTCCCTGAGGTTTCGTCTTGAAGTAGGCCAACAACTTAGTCTCCAGAACGAAATAACGCATATGAAGGAATGATTTTCCTATCTTCCTCCTCCCATACCTCACCATCCATCCCTCGTGCACCACCTTCGACATGGTTTTTAACCCTTTTTCCTTCTTACGTCTCTAATAATATGCTCTTTTGATCCTCAAAATTCACTAACTATACTGCACCATTACAAACATACAGTTATCGTTATGAGAGTGACTCATATGTATCACTAATATAACAGTAGGGGTATAGTATATCTAATTCAAAAACACAAGTTTTCTAATATTAAGTAAAGTATAATTTTTGTATCCAAAAAAAGCAGAGGATCTACGAGAAGTTATAATTTTAGGCTAGTAATTCTTCAATAGGTGAGAAAATTAAGCTTGTTCTCTTCAAAATCTCTcatatttctctctctccatACATAATCATTTCAGAAGATcgttcaaaaaaaaaaccagAGTGAAATCAAGTACTTACTCGAATAACATTACTATGCAACCATATTCATTATATTTACATGAATAATTCAAACTCgatttcttcaaaatctctcttatttctctcccTCCATATACATAATCATTTCAGAAGAtcgtccaaaaaaaaaaaaactcagaGTGAAATCAAATACTTACTCGAATAACATTACTATGCAaccattttaattatattttcatgagTAATTCAAACTCGAATAATCTTCTATACATGTCCTCGATAAGCTTCAAATAACATAATCAACGTAACGTAACCACATGCATGCATGTgtgaaatataataaatatgtatgtatagGTATAGAGAAGGAAGAGGTGTGAAGTAGAAACATTTGTGCCATTAAATTACCGGGAAAATGGTTGGTGAATAATATGAGAGACACTATGGCCACTAGATTCAACAAGAAgtttgtttgtatttttattttttttttaaaaataaggataaataTAATATGTGTCCTTTAATTTGTTATGAACTTTTAGAGGAGGgcatgaataataaattattttatcttaattaaGATAAAATTGGTTGGTTATGAACTTCTAATAtgcatttcaattttttttaatgtttgattggtcaaaaattaaaattattacacTCGATCGGGTTAGTGTGTGGTTGACACCCACCAAAAAAGATTATGGTGGAGTGATAAGTACGTATTCATCCTTAACCAAATATCTCAGCCCGTAGATTCAAGTACCCCTAGCTTGCTAGAGAGCGTCTTAACCCTCAATGTGGGGGACATACTGGTGCGAACTTAAATTTAGTCAGactataatataaatatcgaacTCGGATAATATTTCATAAGTGATATTTCAAGTTCATTGTTTCCTTTCCATCCTTCACGCCTCTTGACAATTGTCCCACTCTCCACCACCATCGAACCCCCACTCTTAACGCTTTTTACTAGCTACATATAAACattcttgaaataatttttcCGTATACTTATCAAACACTAGAAAATAAGTACTtacttatgaaaaaaaattctgagtcaaaaaaattcaaatagcATCTCTTTCCCATCAATAGATCCGGATCACAAAAATTGACCCGAATTAGAACCCGGTCTAATAACCCGACTCcgaaatgtatgtatatatagcCGTTACAGTTTTAACACTtgtagaaaacaaaaaaactcCCCATTAACGCTGAAGAAATTCAATACGCCATTGACGCTCTGTATCAAGAAATTCTCAGATTGATCTGCTTAAGACGACGCTGCTATTATTAACACTGTTCATTGCTTTCTCTCTGTTGTTGTTTCGCAATTTTGCCGTTTTGTATTTGATAGAgtaattctctttttttctgTATCTATGGATGCAGGGAGCAGATACAATAAGTTTCGACCTCCTCTCGTTAATCAGATGTCTCACAAGAAAAGAACTCGAGAGAATGTAcgtttttaaatttcatttactGTTTTTATTCATTCTGTGTAGTAATTTCTTGGACTGGGTTTTAGAGGATTCTTGTAGTCGAGCCAAATTGAGGTGtgattaattgataaaattatgaattgtgataaatTGGTGTCTCgtttattaattttgtatgtGGGTTTTGCGTTTTGTTTAGATTTTGAAAAATGGGGTTTTCATAGTAGAGACGAATTAGGTGTAAATGATGATTGATTGATACGTAGATTCTGGGCTCTTGAATTTGATGTATATTAGTGtctcctttttaattttttgtttttgtgggTTTTGAATTTTCGTTTAAATTTTGCAAATTGGGGTTTTCCACTATGCAATCTTAATTATGAATATAATGTTGTTTGATCAGCTTTCGCTATATATTTTTCCAGTTTTATCAGTTAAGTATGCTAAATGGTGTGGTGGATGTGGTTAGCTGATGACTTGTACTTTCGGGTATCGAATTTTGATGATGGTTTTACTTCATTATTAAGAAAAAGAGGTTGCAccgggtatgttgttgttgttattaagAGAAAGAGGCTAGGTGAATAAGTTGTTGAAAATTTATTCGTGATGTGTCGATCAAACTTAGGAAACTGGAACAGGGAAGATAGGTAAAAGGCtgtgattttacttttttgagCTTTCATTAATCAATCTAGAGAATATTTTGGACTAGGTGTTTTAACATGTAAGGATGTCAGCTCTTTGCATCATGTCATCCTGGTTTTAGTTGTATTTCTACTGATTGTTTTCGTTGTTTTAGAGTGTCAGTGTTGAGTGGTGTTTTGATATTCATTGTATGAGATT is part of the Solanum pennellii chromosome 8, SPENNV200 genome and harbors:
- the LOC107028159 gene encoding protein ENHANCED DISEASE RESISTANCE 2-like, which produces MSKVVHEGWMVRYGRRKIGKSFLHMRYFVLETKLLAYFKTKPQGNVAPIKTLQIDGNFRVEDRGLKTHHGQMVYVLSVYNMKEKHDQITMAAFNIQEALIWKEKIESVIDQHQESVGGSRAKLNDFKSGTESTGRTTSDQESPFSAAEDEDESQQNMLRGTTIANAIDPPESVVDWTKESESDLANPKYRRLLYCQNGLRIFEELLNVDLLPKGCSRAMKAVGVVEATCEEIFELVMSMDATRFEWDCSFLYGSLVEEVDGHTAILYHRLRLDWFPSFIWPRDLCYVRYWRRNDDGSYVVLFRSREHKNCNPLPGYVRAHIESGGFNISPLKPRNGRPRTQVQQLMQIDLKGWGVGFITSFQQHCLFQMLNSVAGLREYFSQTDERAAAPRIPVMVNMNPPSISSKKSQKLSHHRTPSLDQIRAANRNAVSMLDEYSDEDEDFQCTDQEVSSPGLENDTIKTALEEEPMEHIDMSTFSGNLRHDDSDNGRDCWTISDGKNFRVRGKNFCTDKTKVPAGQSLMDLVAVDWFKDTKRMDHVARRPGCAAQVASEKGLFTLVINLQVPGSTHYSMIFYFVMKKLIPGSLLQRFVDGDDEFRNSRMKLIPSVPKGSWIVRQSVGSSPCLLGKAVDCNYIRGPKYLEIDVDVGSSTVANGVMGLVIGVITTLVVDMAFLVQGNTPDELPEPLIGAARVCHIELSSAVVPKLEPEPSTTE